DNA sequence from the Gemmatimonadota bacterium genome:
CGCCGACGTGCCCTACGGCGCCTTTCTCTCGGGCGGAGTCGACTCGTCCACCATCGTCGCCCTCATGGCCCGCCAGAGCGAGACACCCGTCCGGACGTTCTCGATCGGATTCGAGGACGAGCGTTTCGACGAGTCCCGTTACGCGGCTCAGGCGGCCGAGCGATTCGGCACGGTCCACACGCAGCGCGTCGTCGACCCGGACATGCTCGATTCGTGGCCCCTGGCGCTGTACCACTGCGACCAGCCGCACGGCGACGTGTCGTTTCTTCCCACGCTGCGCGTGTCCGAGCTGGCGGCCCGGGACGTGACGGTCGTGCTTACGGGCGATGGGGGCGACGAGCTCTTCGCGGGCTACGACAAGTATCGGGATTTTTTCGCGGGTCCGACGCCGGACGGCGAGTTGGACTTTCGGGCGGCCTATTCCGAGGCGCTGGAGCTGTTTACGGCGGAGGGCAGGAGGTCGCTGTACGGAGCCGGGCCCCTGGCGGAATGGGCCGGCGAGTCCAACGCCGACTTTCTGGCTCCGTGGTTCGACGCCTCCCGCTCCCTCGACCGCGTAAACAGGGCCCTGCACATCGACATGAGCCTGCTGCTGCCGGGCAACAACCTGGTCAAGCCCGATCGGATGGGGATGGCCGTCTCGCTGGAGGCCCGGACGCCGCTTCTGGATCACCGGATGATGGAGTTCGCGTTTGGAACGCCGGGTCGGTGCAAGCTTCGGGGCGGTGTCACCAAGGTCGCCTTCAAGGATGCGGTGTCCGACCTGATCGGCGTCGACCTCGCGCATCGTCGCAAGCAGATGCTCACCGTGCCCATCGGAGAGTGGTTCCGGGGGAAGCTGGCGCCGTTTGTGCGCTCGGTCCTGCTGTCGGAGGAGTCCCGCGACCGAGCGCTGTTCGAGCCCCGAGCGGTCTCCGCTCTGATCGAGGCCCACGAGCGAGGGCACGAGAACAGAACGCGCGAACTCCGCGCTCTCCTGGCGGTCGAGCTGTGGGCGCGAGTATTCCTGGATCGAGCCTGCGAATCGCCCCCGGTGGCGGAGGAGATTCTGGGCGTCGGCATCGGTTGAGGTCGCCACCGTGAAGCGCCTATGCTCTCGCTAGCCGTAGCTCCGTTGCAGCTGGCCGTTGCCTTCCTGGCGCCGGTAGCCGGGCTGCCGACCGCGCTCGCGCTCACCGTCGCGCTGATGCCACTGGGCAACGTCTATGTCGGCGGCGTGGCGCTCGGCGTCGTCGCCGCCTGGTACGCGGCGGCGGCATCTGCCCCAGGCGCGGACCGGCCGGTGCTCATGCCCGGGCTGCTGGTCTGGTTCTGGGGCGGGTGGATGGTGGTCGCCGCGGTTTCGACCGCGTTCAACGGCGCCACGCCACGTCAGGTCGGCCAACTGGCCGAATTCCTGTTCTACGGGGGCATCGCCACGCTCTCATACAACCTCGCGGCCTCCGTGGAGGGCGCGCGTCAGCGCATCCTCGCGGGCCTCATCGCCGCGGCGTGGCTGCTGGGGGTGGCGTCGATCGTCGCGGCGCGGGCGGAGGCCACCGATCTGCTGTTCGGCCGCAACGAGGGCGCCTTCTTTCTCCTGCTGTCCGGTGTCGTGGTGCCGCTCGCCGTTCTGGAAGGAGGTCGCCTCCGACGGCGCTGGTTCGCGTGGGCCACGATCGGCGTCTCAGTGGGCGCCATAGTCGTATCCGATTCGCGGGCCGCGATGGCCGGGGCGGTTCTGTGCGGCGCGGGTTGGCTCGCGTGGCGGATCGCGATCGGCAGGCGGAGAGGCCTGTCCGCGCTCGTATTGAGCATCGGGGTCGCTGGTGGAGCTTTCTTCGTCGTCCTGCGCGGCCCGGCCTCACTCGTGCCCGGGGACTTCTCAACGCTGGAGCGGGTCGCCCTGCTACAGCAGAGCTATGCTCTTTTCCTCGAGCGGCCTCTGGTCGGACACGGCTGGAACGCGCTCGAGTCTCTGCTCCGGTCGTCCGTGTACACCGAGCTGGTATATCCCCATCCGCACAACACGTACGCGCGCTTCGCCGCGGAGCTCGGGGTGGCCGGACTCGGGCTCCTGCTCGTGCTTTACGGGGGGCTGTTCCTGCGCGGCCTGCGTGCTCACCGGGCGGGCCTCGAGGAAGCGGCCCTGCTGGCGCTCCTGCTCGCTCTCACGCTCAGCGCCATGTCCATGGTCGCGGTCGTCTTCTACGGCGCTAGCAGGGCGCTCGTCACGGCGGTGCTGCTCGGCGTGGCGTGCTCGTATCGCTCCGGCGAGGGTGATCGGCGCGCCGCCGACGGGCATGGCCGGGCGGGACCGGAGAGGGTGGGATGAAGATCCTGCAGGCGCGGTCCGGGTTCGAGGACAACGGCCCCGGCACGCAGGCGCTGACCATCTCGCGTGAGCTGCGGGATCGGGGGTACGAA
Encoded proteins:
- the asnB gene encoding asparagine synthase (glutamine-hydrolyzing), translating into MCGIYGAYDPEGPPPDGRVLDAMGRSISHRGPDDRGVFLGDRCALGNERLSVIDPLGGHQPFASADGSVVVVQNGEIFNYLELAEDLRREGTRFETASDTEVILRLYERYGIDFLRMLNGMFAIAIWDAREPCLWLARDRIGIKPLFTWRDAGRVHFASEIKALLRAGLHAAPDYRALHHFLGFNYVPPPLTAFRGVRHVVPGCVERYGPDGRSERRWWDLIQDREADAAGPDWGERFLEILADAVRIRMRADVPYGAFLSGGVDSSTIVALMARQSETPVRTFSIGFEDERFDESRYAAQAAERFGTVHTQRVVDPDMLDSWPLALYHCDQPHGDVSFLPTLRVSELAARDVTVVLTGDGGDELFAGYDKYRDFFAGPTPDGELDFRAAYSEALELFTAEGRRSLYGAGPLAEWAGESNADFLAPWFDASRSLDRVNRALHIDMSLLLPGNNLVKPDRMGMAVSLEARTPLLDHRMMEFAFGTPGRCKLRGGVTKVAFKDAVSDLIGVDLAHRRKQMLTVPIGEWFRGKLAPFVRSVLLSEESRDRALFEPRAVSALIEAHERGHENRTRELRALLAVELWARVFLDRACESPPVAEEILGVGIG
- a CDS encoding O-antigen ligase family protein encodes the protein MQLAVAFLAPVAGLPTALALTVALMPLGNVYVGGVALGVVAAWYAAAASAPGADRPVLMPGLLVWFWGGWMVVAAVSTAFNGATPRQVGQLAEFLFYGGIATLSYNLAASVEGARQRILAGLIAAAWLLGVASIVAARAEATDLLFGRNEGAFFLLLSGVVVPLAVLEGGRLRRRWFAWATIGVSVGAIVVSDSRAAMAGAVLCGAGWLAWRIAIGRRRGLSALVLSIGVAGGAFFVVLRGPASLVPGDFSTLERVALLQQSYALFLERPLVGHGWNALESLLRSSVYTELVYPHPHNTYARFAAELGVAGLGLLLVLYGGLFLRGLRAHRAGLEEAALLALLLALTLSAMSMVAVVFYGASRALVTAVLLGVACSYRSGEGDRRAADGHGRAGPERVG